Proteins from a genomic interval of Neodiprion lecontei isolate iyNeoLeco1 chromosome 2, iyNeoLeco1.1, whole genome shotgun sequence:
- the LOC107218911 gene encoding farnesol dehydrogenase has protein sequence MDRWAGKIALVTGASAGVGAATVETLVREGLTVVGIARRVEKIEKLGEKLKDAKGKLWAKKCDVTKEEEILEVVEWIKKTLGGIDILVNNAGMAHFASISDGDTEGFRRILNVNVLAVAIFTREAVRSMKARQVDGHIININSVLGHGVPEVSDKYSLYPSSKYAVTAMTEVTRKELIKANAKIKITSISPGLIKTEFLAVATTEAVAEAVYSQRPTLDPEDVANAIVYALGTPPHLQVCELILRPVGAS, from the exons aTGGATCGGTGGGCAGGAAAAATCGCTCTTGTTACCGGAGCTAGTGCTGGAGTCGGCGCTGCCACGGTTGAGACTCTCGTTCGAGAGGGTCTTACTGTTGTCGGCATAGCCAGGCGAGTGGAGAAGATCGAAAAACTTGGTGAAAAGCTAAAGGACGCGAAAGGCAAGCTCTGGGCGAAAAAATGCGACGTCACCAAGGAAGAAGAGATCCTGGAAGTCGTCGAATGGATCAAGAAAACACTCGGAGGCATTGACATCCTCGTTAATAACGCTGGGATGGCTCATTTTGCATCAATTTCCG ATGGAGATACGGAGGGATTTCGGCGGATTTTGAACGTCAATGTCCTGGCAGTCGCTATCTTCACCAGGGAAGCTGTACGCTCCATGAAGGCGCGTCAAGTTGACGGTCACATAATCAACATCAATAG TGTTTTGGGTCATGGGGTTCCTGAAGTAAGCGACAAGTACAGTCTATACCCAAGTAGCAAATACGCGGTAACAGCAATGACGGAGGTCACGAGGAAAGAGTTGATCAAAGCCAACGCCAAAATCAAAATAACG AGCATCAGTCCTGGTCTTATCAAGACAGAATTTTTGGCTGTTGCCACCACCGAGGCAGTGGCTGAGGCGGTTTACAGTCAACGACCTACATTGGATCCAGAAGATGTAGCTAACGCCATCGTCTATGCATTAGGCACTCCACCGCATCTCCAA GTATGTGAGCTGATATTACGCCCAGTTGGCGCATCATGA